A stretch of the Phyllopteryx taeniolatus isolate TA_2022b chromosome 5, UOR_Ptae_1.2, whole genome shotgun sequence genome encodes the following:
- the si:ch211-236l14.4 gene encoding SITS-binding protein isoform X3: MPHARNRNPSPIPEVTWDTGLKEMNETWKGAIACLGVAVFFVMTIGIIYWQVVDQPNKNWILKGTLSGLIWERRTHSLVIQTLTEDKTYVEIDVGDVGSPDLEVPLVRNLCWLNKTEFCYTWEAVAEIRISLDANEEDTQTECYSVTWTPVRCHVRLKDCFSMTNVSWYGGASVNGQTWPINDQNASMQPFVVSDLEENPSAFGSALERYFLGSSGVAVLASPDVPLQLGLDSRQQFCLQSLPSMDLLPLQYSVCVANDVKAVHQVAIRQLSQLTREIPDMKALRLPSWKLLSNVDSGLKVERELRTFSNRLRRHQLGDGIISLNEHSTNLLSEMDHDYLNSRKREASKRLSRDLPLVKLLNISVTLSPFLSVDTTQFQTSLTDGAEAFWLSLPSAPNGQLVPLMTQWRGKFCVKLNVTNPAAVSWFLDRVGSLQAHLGMEYILLEGGERNLFEEQALRPPEALGGDAYIGLLADVAAKIGDSTIMSAGTRSSHKPVFLRMTPLQSDWSPMGLKGIIPSLLHHTLLGYNFLIPDAVALYLETRSQMRSCTSGGWRSCPSSL; the protein is encoded by the exons ATGCCTCACGCTCGAAATAGGAACCCGAGCCCCATTCCGGAGGTAACATGGGACACGGGCTTGAAGGAGATGAACGAGACGTGGAAAGGAGCGATCGCGTGTCTCGGGGTGGCCGTCTTCTTTGTCATGACCATCGGGATCATATACTGGCAAGTGGTGGACCAGCCCAACAAGAACTGGATCCTGAAGGGGACCTTGAGCGGACTGATCTGGGAAAGGAGAACCCACTCGCTGGTCATCCAGACCCTGACGGAGGACAAGACCTACGTGGAGATCGACGTCGGCGACGTGGGGAGCCCTGACCTGGAGGTTCCCTTGGTCAGGAACCTGTGCTGGCTCAACAAGACCGAGTTCTGCTACACGTGGGAGGCGGTGGCCGAGATCAGAATCTCCCTGGATGCGAACGAGGAGGACACGCAGACCGAGTGCTACAGCGTGACCTGGACGCCGGTGCGGTGTCACGTGCGGCTCAAG GACTGCTTCTCCATGACAAACGTGTCGTGGTACGGCGGCGCCAGTGTCAACGGTCAGACGTGGCCTATAAATGATCAAAACGCCAGCATGCAGCCTTTCGTCGTCAGCGATCTCGAGGAGAATCCCTCAGCGTTCGGCTCAGCTCTGGAGCGCTACTTTCTTGGCTCATCAG GCGTTGCTGTGCTGGCGTCTCCTGATGTCCCGCTGCAGCTGGGGCTGGACAGCAGACAACAGTTCTGCTTGCAGTCACTGCCCAGTATGGATCTTCTCCCGCTGCAATACAGCGTTTGTGTGGCCAACGACGTGAAGGCTGTACACCAAGTAGCAATACGACAGCTCTCCCAGCTCACTCGGGAGATACCCGACATGAAGGCGCTGCG GCTACCGTCCTGGAAGCTACTTAGCAATGTGGATTCAGGCCTGAAAGTGGAGAGGGAGTTAAGGACCTTCTCTAATCGTCTTAGAAGACACCAGCTGGGGGATGGAATCATCAGCCTTAACGAACATTCCACCAATCTCCTCTCTGAAATG GACCACGACTACCTCAACAGCAGGAAGAGGGAGGCGTCGAAGAGACTCAGCAGGGACCTCCCACTTGTGAAGCTTCTTAACATTTCCGTCACTCTGTCCCCTTTCCTGAGCGTGGACACCACGCAGTTCCAAACCTCTCTCACGGATGGCGCCGAGGCCTTCTGGCTCAGCCTCCCCTCGGCGCCCAATGGACAGCTG GTCCCGTTGATGACTCAGTGGCGAGGGAAATTCTGTGTAAAGCTGAATGTCACAAACCCAGCAGCGGTGAGCTGGTTCCTGGACAGAGTGGGATCCCTACAAGCCCATTTGGGAATGGAGTACATTCtgctggaggggggtgagagGAATCTGTTTGAGGAGCAGGCCCTGCGGCCACCGGAGGCTCTGGGCGGGGACGCGTACATCGGCCTGCTGGCTGATGTGGCTGCCAAAATTGGAGACTCCACGATCATGTCAGCCGGGACAAG GTCGAGCCACAAGCCAGTATTTCTGAGGATGACCCCTCTGCAATCTGACTGGAGTCCAATGGGCCTGAAAGGCATCATTCCCTCTCTGCTACATCACACTCTGCTGGGATACAACTTCCTCATTCCCGACGCA